Within Winogradskyella helgolandensis, the genomic segment TACAGTCTTTACTGTATCTCCTTTTATAAAAACGTAATCGATACCCACTGTCATATCAATATATTTAGCATAACTTTTTTTCAACTTAACCTCTTGCCAATGCATTAACTTATAAATATTAGGTAATGCTATGTGATTATGCACATAATCCGTGAATGCTCTATCATTTTTATAATTAGACATTTTAAAATTTAAAGCTTATTGCTTAATTTTTGGTTTAATGAATCATTAAATAATGGTCATAAAAACGCGTATAATTTCTATACTCCTCTGATAAATATACATTTAAATATAGGCTAAAAATTATTCCAAAAAAAATTACAAAAAAACTCAAAAAAATTGTTGCGTTCTTTAAAATGTTGCGTTACATTTGCATCCGCAATTAAGAGAATGTTCTTTTATATATTGGAGAGGTGCCTGAGTGGCCGAAAGGAGCGGTTTGCTAAATCGTCGTCGGTGGAAACACTGACCCAGGGTTCGAATCCCTGTCTCTCCGCAAGTTTTTACTGCAGCATATGCGATTCTGTAAGTAATAATAAGATAATCAATTCGGGGTGTAGCGTAGCCCGGTTATCGCGCCACGTTTGGGACGTGGAGGCCGCAGGTTCGAATCCTGCCACCCCGACTTTTATTGAATTTTTAGAGTTTTACTCTAAATGGTCGCATAGCTCAGCTGGATAGAGCACCTGCCTTCTAAGCAGGCGGTCCTAGGTTCGAATCCTAGTGCGATCACAAGAAGCCTTACTAGAAATAGTGAGGCTTTTTTGTGTTTAATTATATGTTATACAACACATATTTCAACTCTAAATCTATAGATAATTTCTACGTTCAACCTACGGTAAACTTTATAGCCTAAAAAAAAGAAAAATTAAGGCATTTTTAAAAAATATTTATATATTCGCGACCGCTTACCAAAAATGCGAGAGTAGCTCAGTTGGTAGAGCGTCAGCCTTCCAAGCTGAATGTCGCCGGTTCGAACCCGGTCTCTCGCTCTAAAGACAGCCTGAATAGAGAGGTCTTTTTAGTTTGAAATATTGAATTAAAGTATTGGGGAGATACTCAAGCGGCCAACGAGGGCAGACTGTAAATCTGCTGACTACGTCTTCGCAGGTTCGAATCCTGCTCTCCCCACAAATCATTTTTAAATGCAGATTTACAAAAACTCAATTTTGTAACAATCATTTGGATTGAGTCACCAATCCAGAATACTGAACGAAACGAAGTAATCTAAAATAAACACAACGATTCTACATATTGGAATACCATTAATTAAAGTAATTTAATTACAAAATGTGACGGTCCTCAGTTGGTAAAGCGTCAGCCTTACAAGCAGGCGGTTTTAGGTTTTAATCCTAGTGTAATCACAAAAAAGCCTTAACATTTATGTTGAGGCTTTTTTGGTGCAAAATTTGCACATAGTTTGCACATCCTTAACCATACTAATGACCCAGGTCATTTCCAAAACACAAGTTTCATTATAATTTAGCCATAAATAAATGTTTAACTTTTAAATATTAAAATTATGTCACTAGTAAAATTTAGAAAAAGAAGACCTTGGGGAAATCTTATCTCATCAGATTTTTTTGATAATGACGATTTTTTTGATAATCGTTTATGGAACAAAAATTTAAATGAACCTGCATTAAATGTAAAGGAAACTAAAGATGCTTTTGAAGTAGAATTAGCTGCCCCTGGATTCTCTAAAAAAGATTTTGAAGTAACCATTGATGATGGCTACTTAAATATTTCTGCAGAAAACTCAAGTTCTAATGAAGAAAAAGAAGATAGCTATACTCGAAAAGAGTTTAGTTATAACTCTTTTGAGAAAAAACTGCAACTTCCAGATTCTGTAAAAGAGGAAAACATTAAGGCAAAATATGAAGATGGAGTTCTTCGCTTTAATCTTACAAAAAAAGAAGAAGCTAAAACACACAAACCACAGAAAATTGAAATTGCTTAATCCTAAATTTCATTAAAAGAGAGAGAGATATGAATGGTATTTATATCTCTCTTTTCTGTTTATTAACTTTTAAATTTAACTAAGTCAGAATGCTCTACACTACCTTAGTACAATTCATTTATAAAAGCTCACTGAGAGCTAAAATATCCAATAGTTTTAAGCCATATGGAAAGTCTTTTTCAGGAATTAAAATTCTAGAATTAGTATTCGCGTCTAAATTATTTGCTCATATTTATTTATAAAAACGCTATCATATGACTAAGGTCATTTCAACTGAAAGCAATAAGAATTAACTTTGTTTATTAATTGAAGATATATATAATTTTACAAATCTATAATTATGAATCAAATCTTTAATAAAAGAATTACAGGTGTTTTCGTTTTAGTAACGGTAAATAAATCTGGACAACAATCGGAAATTTCAGTAGAAGAAATGAATGCTATGAAATATATGGTTGAAGAAGAAAAAGTAGCTAGAGATGTTTATTACTATTTAGATGGTTTGTGGAATGCTCGTGTTTTTAGTAACATAAAACAAAGTGAAGAACGCCATATGCAAGTTATAAAAAGCCTATTAGACGCATATAATATTACATATAAGTTAAGCGAAAAACAAGGCATCTTTTACAACATAGAACTACAAAAACTATACGACGAGCTTATTGAGAAAGGAAAAAAATCGCTATATGATGCTTTTGAAGTGGGCAAACAAATAGAGCTCACTGATATTGCAGATTTAGAAGATGCCATAGAAAAAACAGAAGATGATTACATAAAACAAGTTTATAATAATTTATTAGCAGCTTCGCAAAATCACCTCAAAGCTTTTAATAGACAATTATCTAGATATTGATTACATACAGAATTAAAAAAAATAAAGGATTCTTTAAATTAAAATTATAGCTATAAAACAACACTCATATTCTCATGACGATAGCGCTTATTATATACTTTCTTTTAGCATTCGTTTTAATGGGGAGATTGTTGCTTTATGGAGTTAGACCAACAAAAACCTTAGCTTGGTTATTGGCAATTTTCACTATTCCTGTTGGCGGAATGTTATTTTATTTTATACTTGGTCGTAATCGAAGAAAGAATAAATTCTACACTTTAAAAAAAACAGAATCAATTATTAAATATCTTAATATGGTTGATGCATATTATGAAACCATAGATTCTGATTCTAATATTCCTACTGCCATAAAAGATCATATAAAACTAGTTAAACTTATTATTAAAGGCTCTAATTTTGTTCCAACTGTTGGTAATGACATAATGCCTCTTAAAAATGGAGCTTCTACTTTCGAAGCTATTTTTAAAGCTTTGGAAACAGCTAAAACATTTATTCATATTCAATATTATATTTTTGAAGAAGGTGTTTTGGCCGAAAAGTTTAAATCTATTTTAATTAGAAAAGCCAAAGAAGGAGTTGAAGTGCGTTTACTTTATGACGCATTAGGAAGTAGAACATTAAGCAAGAAATATATAAACAGTCTTAAAACTGAAGGCATACAAGTCTTCGGTTTTTTACCTATGCGATTAGGTAGATTTCTGTCGTCCATAAATTACAGAAATCATAGAAAAATTGTTATCATTGACGGTGTATATGGCTTTACAGGCGGTATTAATGTGGCTGATAAATACATCTCTGGAGATCCTAATTTAGGCAATTGGTACGATATGCATTTACAATTAAAAGGAACTATTGTAAATAGTTTACAATCTGTTTTTGCAATGGATTGGAGCTTTGCAAGTGGCTCGGATAATTTATTAAATACAAAATATTTTATAAAGCCTTCAACGGTTGGAAAATCAGTGGCTCAATTAGTAGCAGGTGGTCCAGATTCCGATTTTCATTCTATTCAGCAACTTTATTTTTCAATAATTAATAGTTCAAAAAAGTACGTATACATTACCAATCCGTATATCATTCCTGGTGAGGCTTTAAAAGAAGCCATGCAAGTTGCAGCCTTAAGTGGTATAGATATCAGATTGCTTCTCTCTAAAAAATCCGATAGTTTATTGGTAAAATGGACTGTACGATCAATTTTTGAAGATTTGTTAGAATCTGGAGTCAAAATCTACTTATATCCTGAAGGTTTTTTACATAGTAAAATCATTGTTTCAGATGATGAACTCACTACTATTGGAACCGCAAATTTAGATATTAGAAGCTTTGAGCAAAATTACGAAGTCAACGTTTTAATTTATGATAAGAAGCTAACAACTCAACTAAAGCACGACTTTTTAAACGATTGTAAAAAAAGTAAGCCCATAGATTATCTTAACTATATAAAAAGACCAAAAACGGAACGCTTAAAAGAAGGTATTGCCAAAGTGTTTAGTCCGGTTTTATGAACAACTGATTAAAATCATTATTCATTTAGAATCATCCACATAACTTTGTTATTATATACAGATCATAAGAAATGAATTTAGGACTAGTACTTTCTGGTGGAGGCGCTCGTGGCGCTGCTCATATTGGAGTAATAAAAGCATTAGAAGAACACAATGTTTTCCCTACGCATATTGCAGGCACCAGTGCTGGTGCTATTGTAGGCGGCTTATATGCAGCAGGTGTGTCATGGTCTGAAATATTAGACTTCTTCAAATCCATAACCATTTTTAGTACCAATAGATATGCACGAAACAAACCTGGATTTTTAAATTCAGTGAATTTTTATGATGATCTCAAAACCTTTTTTCCGGTTGACAATTTTAATGCTTTAAAAAAAACGCTATTTGTTACTGCTGCCAACATAATTGACGGCTCATCTAAGATATTTAGCAAAGGCCAAGTTATAAAACCAATTATAGCCTCTGCCTCTTTTCCTGGCGTTTTTACCCCTACCGAAATCAATGGAAAATATTATGTTGATGGAGGCACACTAAACAATTTCCCTGTTGAACCCTTAAAATCAACCTGTGATAAAATTATAGGTGTGTATGTTAATCCCTTAAAAGAAGTCAGCATTAACGATTTAAAGCATTCTTATTCCGTAATTGAGCGCGCCTATAAAATTAAAGTTGCTGCGGAATCCATGAACAAATTTTTAGATTGTGATTTGATTATAAGCCCTAAAGAATTAGTGGATTACGCGACTTTTGGAATGAATAATATCGATGCTATTTTTGACTTAGGTTATAAAACCACTAAAAAGGAACTTGAAAAAAACGTCAATTTATTTATTTAATAGAATCTAAAAATTAGATAAAATATTAATTATGACTTTTGTTATTTTCAATAGAAAACGGTTTATATATTTTATAAAAAATGAATATTAACTTGTTAAATACGTCAGTTACTTTAGAATCTTGGATTACTTACAGTTTAGTAATTATAGGTTGCATTTTACTTGGTCTTTTTTTGCAATGGATTATATTTTCACTCATAAAACTTTCTAATAAGAGAAAACCAACAGTTTTAAAAGTACAACTACTCCAACATATAAAAACACCTACTATATTTCTAATTCCTATCCTCTTTATTTTCAGCTCGCTTAGTTTTCTCAAAATAAACGCTATTTGGGGCAAGGTGATTGAAAGTCTTATTATAATTAATTTCTCATGGCTATTAATTGCATCCATAAATGCAGTAGAAGAAATTATTAAACAAAAGTTCACAGTTAATAACAACACTATAGTAAAAGAAAGAAAAGTATTAACGCAATTGCGATTTATGAAGAGCCTTACTATTGTAATTATTATCACACTTGCCATAGCTACTATTTTGTGGAATATTCCTTCTGTTAGAAAATTGGGCACAACCATACTTACATCGGCAGGTGTCATAGGAATTATAGCCGGTGTCGCTGCTCAAAAATCAATTGCCAACCTAATTACAGGATTTCAAATTGCGTTTACACAACCCATAAAAATTGATGATGAAGTTGTTATCGAAGGTGAGTTTGGTACTGTTGAAGATATCACCCTTACTTACGTAGTTATTAAAACTTGGGATTGGAGACGTTTAGTATTACCACTCAACTATTTTAACGATCATGCTTTCGTTAATTGGACCTTTAACTCGCAAGAACTTATTGGAACCGTGTTTTTTCAAGTCGATTATATGTTCCCAATTGAAGAGATGAGAATAAAACTATTAGAAATTTTAAAAAGCGATATCTTATGGGATAAAAATATAGCAGAGTTATTAGTAACTAACACTGATGCAAACACTATGGAATTAAGAGCAACTTTTAGTGCCGAAAATGCTTCAAATATATGGAGCTTGAGATGTAATGTAAGAGAAAAATTAATTGA encodes:
- a CDS encoding Hsp20/alpha crystallin family protein, with product MSLVKFRKRRPWGNLISSDFFDNDDFFDNRLWNKNLNEPALNVKETKDAFEVELAAPGFSKKDFEVTIDDGYLNISAENSSSNEEKEDSYTRKEFSYNSFEKKLQLPDSVKEENIKAKYEDGVLRFNLTKKEEAKTHKPQKIEIA
- a CDS encoding DUF2202 domain-containing protein; the encoded protein is MNQIFNKRITGVFVLVTVNKSGQQSEISVEEMNAMKYMVEEEKVARDVYYYLDGLWNARVFSNIKQSEERHMQVIKSLLDAYNITYKLSEKQGIFYNIELQKLYDELIEKGKKSLYDAFEVGKQIELTDIADLEDAIEKTEDDYIKQVYNNLLAASQNHLKAFNRQLSRY
- the cls gene encoding cardiolipin synthase → MTIALIIYFLLAFVLMGRLLLYGVRPTKTLAWLLAIFTIPVGGMLFYFILGRNRRKNKFYTLKKTESIIKYLNMVDAYYETIDSDSNIPTAIKDHIKLVKLIIKGSNFVPTVGNDIMPLKNGASTFEAIFKALETAKTFIHIQYYIFEEGVLAEKFKSILIRKAKEGVEVRLLYDALGSRTLSKKYINSLKTEGIQVFGFLPMRLGRFLSSINYRNHRKIVIIDGVYGFTGGINVADKYISGDPNLGNWYDMHLQLKGTIVNSLQSVFAMDWSFASGSDNLLNTKYFIKPSTVGKSVAQLVAGGPDSDFHSIQQLYFSIINSSKKYVYITNPYIIPGEALKEAMQVAALSGIDIRLLLSKKSDSLLVKWTVRSIFEDLLESGVKIYLYPEGFLHSKIIVSDDELTTIGTANLDIRSFEQNYEVNVLIYDKKLTTQLKHDFLNDCKKSKPIDYLNYIKRPKTERLKEGIAKVFSPVL
- a CDS encoding patatin-like phospholipase family protein, with protein sequence MNLGLVLSGGGARGAAHIGVIKALEEHNVFPTHIAGTSAGAIVGGLYAAGVSWSEILDFFKSITIFSTNRYARNKPGFLNSVNFYDDLKTFFPVDNFNALKKTLFVTAANIIDGSSKIFSKGQVIKPIIASASFPGVFTPTEINGKYYVDGGTLNNFPVEPLKSTCDKIIGVYVNPLKEVSINDLKHSYSVIERAYKIKVAAESMNKFLDCDLIISPKELVDYATFGMNNIDAIFDLGYKTTKKELEKNVNLFI
- a CDS encoding mechanosensitive ion channel family protein; the encoded protein is MNINLLNTSVTLESWITYSLVIIGCILLGLFLQWIIFSLIKLSNKRKPTVLKVQLLQHIKTPTIFLIPILFIFSSLSFLKINAIWGKVIESLIIINFSWLLIASINAVEEIIKQKFTVNNNTIVKERKVLTQLRFMKSLTIVIIITLAIATILWNIPSVRKLGTTILTSAGVIGIIAGVAAQKSIANLITGFQIAFTQPIKIDDEVVIEGEFGTVEDITLTYVVIKTWDWRRLVLPLNYFNDHAFVNWTFNSQELIGTVFFQVDYMFPIEEMRIKLLEILKSDILWDKNIAELLVTNTDANTMELRATFSAENASNIWSLRCNVREKLIDFIQKNHPNTFPKTRFADLSKTLK